The Candidatus Polarisedimenticolia bacterium genome window below encodes:
- a CDS encoding S8 family peptidase has product MRRLAIVVLTLSALAFVPVASADVDSPQGYIVVLKPGADPALVAAVHSVRLGLQVGFVYTQALQGYSALVPAGALDALRNDARVAYVERDQTMRAVTTQPGATWGIDRTDQRALPLSGTFTYTATGTGVTAYVIDTGIRKTHAEFGGRAVHGFDAVTAGLSSDDCNGHGTHVSGTIGGATYGIAKGVRLVAVRVLNCAGIGLTSGVIAGVDWVTGNHAPGAPAVANMSLGGGQSAALDQAVRNSIADGVTYAVAAGNDTADACAGSPSGVTQAITVGATDAADGRASFSNFGSCVDWFAPGVNITSAWWLTDTSTNIISGTSMATPHTAGVAALYLQGNPGATAQQVRDALFNLTTKGIVTSAQSANNHLLFTSF; this is encoded by the coding sequence ATGCGGCGTCTCGCCATCGTCGTCCTCACGCTGTCCGCGCTCGCGTTCGTCCCAGTCGCCTCGGCCGACGTGGACTCCCCACAGGGGTACATCGTCGTGCTGAAGCCCGGCGCGGATCCCGCGCTGGTCGCCGCCGTGCACTCCGTGCGGCTCGGACTCCAGGTCGGCTTCGTCTACACGCAGGCGCTGCAGGGTTACTCGGCTCTCGTGCCCGCAGGCGCCCTCGACGCCCTGCGCAACGACGCGCGCGTGGCCTACGTCGAGCGCGACCAGACGATGCGGGCCGTCACCACGCAGCCCGGCGCGACGTGGGGCATCGACCGCACCGACCAGCGCGCGCTGCCGCTCTCCGGCACGTTCACGTACACCGCCACCGGGACGGGCGTGACCGCCTACGTGATCGACACGGGCATCCGGAAGACCCACGCCGAGTTCGGCGGGCGCGCCGTGCACGGCTTCGACGCCGTCACCGCCGGACTGAGCTCCGACGATTGCAACGGGCACGGCACGCACGTGTCCGGGACCATCGGCGGGGCGACCTACGGGATCGCCAAGGGCGTGCGGCTCGTCGCCGTGCGCGTGCTCAACTGCGCCGGCATCGGGCTCACCTCGGGCGTGATCGCCGGCGTCGACTGGGTCACGGGCAACCACGCCCCGGGCGCACCCGCGGTCGCGAACATGAGCCTCGGCGGCGGCCAGTCGGCGGCGCTCGACCAGGCCGTGCGCAACTCGATCGCCGACGGCGTCACCTACGCCGTCGCCGCCGGCAACGACACCGCGGACGCCTGCGCCGGCTCCCCGTCCGGCGTGACGCAGGCGATCACCGTCGGCGCGACCGACGCAGCCGACGGCAGGGCGAGCTTCTCGAACTTCGGCTCGTGCGTCGACTGGTTCGCCCCCGGCGTGAACATCACGTCGGCGTGGTGGCTGACGGACACCTCGACGAATATCATCAGCGGCACGTCGATGGCGACACCGCACACCGCCGGCGTGGCCGCTCTGTACCTCCAGGGAAACCCGGGGGCGACGGCGCAGCAGGTCCGCGACGCGCTGTTCAACCTGACGACCAAGGGCATCGTCACGAGCGCGCAGAGCGCCAACAATCATCTGCTGTTCACGAGCTTCTAG
- a CDS encoding PQQ-binding-like beta-propeller repeat protein: MRAEKSVVASVWARVALVLIMAVAGGSERSAFAATGDITWLNRIDLGWEKTYAGPITADRGKIFAAGAGPFRFSPSSDAMIHVVGYDNRTGQILWHNVCLGTHWDDHAKDITARGGMVFVAGIGNLNTAYPGKAILVCAFDADTGVRVWEDRRDGEGSTQAIVAHAGRVFVSGGWPTRPVLRAYDAETGVVAWEAEAGGSISPYSDVGGSIAIHGNLVFAMGRDAAGGLHLRAYDAQTGAPSWETEPLGDTESARSLHVAASAGVVFAVVTDAAGPRMSGFDADTGAPLWQTDTGGPVAALAAEGGRVFASGVGSGLRAYAAASGEILWDSPGGGMKIAAGGGTVSVVGGSVQSFDAANGERLMQAGISGSIENGGGIAWSSGRVFTSGTTWSPVYYTHTEWIVAGYDAK; encoded by the coding sequence ATGCGAGCGGAAAAGTCGGTCGTTGCGTCCGTTTGGGCGCGTGTCGCGCTCGTCCTCATCATGGCCGTTGCCGGGGGCTCGGAGCGGAGCGCCTTCGCAGCTACGGGAGATATCACCTGGTTGAACCGGATCGATCTCGGATGGGAAAAAACGTACGCCGGGCCGATCACCGCGGACCGGGGGAAGATCTTCGCGGCCGGGGCTGGGCCCTTCAGGTTCTCACCGTCCAGCGACGCCATGATCCATGTCGTGGGCTACGACAACCGAACCGGGCAGATCCTGTGGCACAACGTGTGTCTCGGAACCCACTGGGACGATCACGCCAAGGACATCACGGCACGCGGCGGCATGGTCTTCGTCGCCGGCATCGGCAACCTGAACACCGCCTATCCCGGGAAGGCCATCCTGGTCTGCGCCTTCGACGCCGATACAGGGGTGCGTGTCTGGGAGGACCGGCGCGACGGGGAGGGATCCACCCAGGCAATCGTCGCCCATGCCGGCCGTGTCTTCGTGAGCGGCGGATGGCCGACCCGTCCCGTCCTGCGAGCGTACGACGCCGAAACCGGCGTCGTCGCCTGGGAAGCCGAGGCCGGCGGCTCGATCTCTCCTTACTCCGATGTCGGTGGATCGATCGCGATTCACGGCAATCTGGTGTTCGCCATGGGGCGCGATGCCGCGGGCGGCCTCCATCTCCGCGCCTACGACGCCCAGACGGGGGCGCCCTCCTGGGAGACGGAGCCGCTCGGCGACACGGAATCGGCACGCTCCCTGCATGTCGCGGCCTCGGCGGGGGTCGTCTTCGCCGTGGTGACCGACGCCGCCGGACCCCGGATGAGCGGCTTCGATGCGGATACAGGGGCCCCTCTATGGCAGACCGACACCGGCGGCCCCGTCGCGGCGCTCGCCGCGGAAGGCGGTCGGGTCTTCGCATCCGGGGTGGGCTCCGGGCTCCGGGCCTACGCCGCCGCCAGCGGCGAGATCCTGTGGGATTCGCCCGGGGGAGGCATGAAGATCGCGGCCGGCGGCGGCACGGTCTCCGTCGTCGGGGGGAGCGTCCAATCGTTCGACGCGGCGAACGGAGAGCGCCTCATGCAGGCCGGGATCTCGGGGTCCATCGAAAACGGCGGCGGCATCGCCTGGAGCAGCGGCCGGGTCTTCACCAGCGGAACGACGTGGTCTCCCGTGTATTACACCCACACGGAATGGATCGTGGCGGGCTACGACGCGAAGTGA
- a CDS encoding NAD(P)/FAD-dependent oxidoreductase, translated as MSSYDAIIVGAGVSGLAAARRLLAARRRVLVLEGRDRVGGRACTDATTFRRPWDQGCHWLHSPDENPFTRIADDQGFVYAREAASGGIYVDGARMSPAEEQAAVEFRERTFAAVRLAGRAGAGDGADRPVSEVIDRAHPAAAYAAHAFTAKMGIEPRHASTRDFANYRWIGEDRPVRDGFGALVRRVFANVPVTLGTRVRRIALTGARPRVESDAGAAEAPQILVTVSTGVLRAEAIAFAPRLPDWKLRAIEALPMARALKVGLEFTRDVTGLEGPAFLTAMTGHGGDAMDVEIWPPGWDGATCYLDGDLARRLEEAGGRAVEEFALDTLAGIFGTSVRDALRTRARTGWNQDDLTRGTYSAPLPGHADARAALGRPLDGRLFFAGEAISIAWAGDAHGAYQSGTDAAEAMLRSG; from the coding sequence ATGTCTTCGTACGACGCCATCATCGTGGGCGCCGGGGTGTCCGGCCTGGCGGCGGCCCGTCGGCTGCTCGCGGCGCGACGTCGCGTCCTGGTTCTCGAAGGGCGCGATCGCGTCGGCGGCCGCGCCTGCACCGACGCGACGACCTTCCGACGGCCCTGGGACCAAGGCTGCCACTGGCTGCACTCCCCGGACGAGAACCCGTTCACGCGCATCGCCGACGACCAGGGGTTCGTATACGCGCGCGAGGCGGCGTCCGGGGGGATCTACGTCGACGGCGCCAGGATGTCTCCGGCCGAGGAGCAGGCGGCCGTGGAGTTCCGCGAGCGCACCTTCGCCGCCGTCCGGCTCGCCGGCCGCGCAGGCGCCGGCGACGGGGCCGATCGGCCGGTCTCGGAGGTCATCGACCGGGCCCACCCCGCCGCGGCCTACGCGGCGCACGCCTTCACGGCCAAGATGGGGATCGAGCCCCGGCACGCCTCGACCCGGGACTTCGCCAATTACCGGTGGATCGGCGAGGACCGCCCGGTGCGCGACGGCTTCGGGGCGCTGGTGCGCCGCGTCTTCGCCAACGTGCCGGTGACCCTGGGCACGCGCGTGCGCCGCATCGCCCTGACCGGGGCGCGCCCGCGCGTCGAGTCGGACGCCGGCGCCGCCGAGGCGCCGCAGATCCTCGTCACCGTCTCGACCGGCGTCCTGCGGGCCGAGGCGATCGCCTTCGCGCCGCGCCTCCCCGACTGGAAGCTGCGGGCGATCGAGGCGCTCCCGATGGCCCGGGCGCTGAAGGTGGGGCTTGAATTCACCCGCGACGTGACCGGCCTCGAGGGCCCCGCCTTCCTGACGGCGATGACCGGGCACGGCGGCGACGCCATGGACGTCGAGATCTGGCCGCCCGGCTGGGACGGCGCGACCTGCTATCTCGACGGGGACCTGGCGCGCCGCCTCGAAGAGGCCGGCGGCCGCGCCGTCGAGGAGTTCGCCCTCGACACCCTCGCCGGCATCTTCGGGACGTCGGTCCGCGATGCGCTAAGGACCAGGGCGCGCACCGGCTGGAACCAGGACGACCTCACCCGCGGCACCTACTCGGCACCCCTCCCCGGCCACGCCGACGCCCGTGCCGCACTCGGCCGCCCCCTGGACGGCCGCCTCTTCTTCGCGGGCGAGGCGATCTCGATCGCCTGGGCGGGGGACGCGCACGGGGCCTACCAGAGCGGGACTGACGCCGCCGAGGCGATGCTGCGCTCGGGATAA
- a CDS encoding glutathione S-transferase family protein has product MLRLYHHPLSTFSQRVRIALLEKRIPAELIEVDLLARAQFQPEYLSKNPYGRVPAIDEDGWVLYESTAILEYLEATRPSPPLLPPDPRGRARVGMHMKLCDLEFAGPARTILVPKRFLPRERWNLEPMEKARVKIEKHLSILEGEIQGKEYLAGDRFTLADVCYAPFLQFLPTLDVTPGPAVQSWAGRVVERPSVRETRPAR; this is encoded by the coding sequence ATGCTCAGGCTCTACCATCACCCTCTGTCCACCTTCTCGCAGCGGGTGCGCATCGCGCTGCTCGAGAAGCGCATTCCCGCCGAGCTGATCGAGGTCGACCTCCTGGCGCGCGCCCAGTTCCAGCCGGAGTACCTGTCGAAGAACCCGTACGGACGGGTGCCGGCGATCGACGAGGATGGCTGGGTGCTGTACGAGTCGACGGCGATCCTGGAGTACCTCGAAGCCACAAGGCCCTCGCCGCCGCTCCTGCCGCCGGACCCGCGCGGCCGGGCGCGCGTGGGGATGCACATGAAGCTGTGCGACCTCGAGTTCGCCGGGCCGGCCCGGACCATCCTCGTTCCCAAGCGGTTCCTTCCGAGAGAGCGCTGGAACCTCGAGCCGATGGAGAAGGCCAGGGTGAAGATCGAGAAGCACCTGTCGATCCTGGAAGGGGAGATCCAGGGGAAGGAGTATCTGGCCGGCGACCGGTTCACGCTGGCGGACGTGTGCTACGCGCCGTTCCTGCAGTTCCTCCCGACTCTGGACGTGACTCCAGGCCCGGCGGTCCAGTCCTGGGCCGGGCGCGTCGTGGAGCGCCCCAGCGTCAGGGAGACCCGGCCCGCCCGGTGA